The following is a genomic window from Malus sylvestris chromosome 7, drMalSylv7.2, whole genome shotgun sequence.
GCATCTTCGAGTACAAATCCTACCAAGATAAAATGCATTACACAAATGACGTAATTCGACCTTTATATTACACattgaacaaaaaataatttacagCACATCATCTTTATAAGTGAATTCTATCCTCTGTATAAcatcaaagtaaaaaaaatgctcTAAAGAATGCTCTTTGAGTACTAACACTAACAATTCTACAATCTATTCTCTGAATTATGTTTTTCGTTCGTAAGAAACTCTCACCTCTGCATCCATTTGTCCGTCAACAACGTGATCCCCTACCTATACACATCAGAAAAGCCATGTTGAACCATTGCTATGTCATCTAACTCCCGGTTGTAGAATCGGAAAGAAAGTCCAGTCATTGCAAGGCTTAGATTCCTTAGCAGCAACATTTTTGTTAGCCCACCATTCTGAGCCGATGTTGGACTTACTCGGAACTTCAGCTTTTGTGTAATCAAAATTAAACTCCTTCGTCGACCCAAGTGTGATGGATCTTTGCTTCCGGTATCCTTGATCCTCCCCTTCTCTTGAAGCATTTTCAGGAATTCTACTCAAACTTTCCTCAACATTAAACACTCGGTGATTGTTGGAGTCTGTTAATAACGCATCTGTTTCGATTGAGTTTTCTGCTGCTATATCATTTGAATATTCCGTTGCAGTTCTTAATGCTTTATTCGCAAGACAGCATGCAACATCTTCACCAGTCAATTCAAATGACACCCTGTGATCAAATATTATAGTTCCACCATTTTGACATCCACTCTCTGTGTTGGCCAGGGATGCCACCTCAGAAATCTGGTTCTCCATATGGAAACCGTCTCTCGATGCTGGTCCAGTACCATCAGGCGTCAAACATCCAGAACCCATCCCTGAACCAACTCCCACACCGTTGGGGGTCAAACATCCGGAACCTAGCCTTGAACCTAGCTCATAGCCATCTGGTGTTAATGTTCCAGAACCTAGCCTGGAACCCAGCCCCGCACCATCTGGTGTCAAAGATCCAGAACCTAGCCTTGAACCCCACTTATGATTGGTAAAATGCTCAAATCCATAGAGTTTGGGACCTTCCCCCATTCGAAACTCAAGCATAGGGTGTCTGTCTGGGAACGGAGAAGATGTTCCTGAATTCGATATTGCTGatcctggtgatatgagattaCCACCTGGACTTCCCGGATATTGTTGGTAAGGCTGGTATTCGTATTGGGACAGTGGAAACTTCTGGTTGTTAATACTATTTCTACGTTGTCGGTCCAATGAAGATGACAGAAGTTGAGCAAATGGCACTTCAGGGGATGAAGGTGTAGTCAGCTGAACGGATTCAGGAGGGGGAGTGAATGGAGCAGTAGATGGTTCAGTGTTGAATGTAGAGAATACAGGTGGTGACACTAACTGTGTCTCATATGCATAAGGGCCTATGGAAAACATGGATGCAGGTTCACCCGAAGAGTAGGCATTGGCAGAAAGGGATGTGAGGGACAGAAATCCAGCAGGTGATTGGGAAGCAGACGGTGGATCGGATGGAAGGAAAGATGCAGGAGAAGATGGAGGGGCAATGAAGGGTAATACAATTGCGGTGGAGGT
Proteins encoded in this region:
- the LOC126629234 gene encoding uncharacterized protein LOC126629234 translates to MNSSVDTISAAATAIVSAEARAQPTTVSKRRWGSCWSQYWCFGSHKTSKRIGHAVLVPEPVVPGAAVSTSDNQTTSTAIVLPFIAPPSSPASFLPSDPPSASQSPAGFLSLTSLSANAYSSGEPASMFSIGPYAYETQLVSPPVFSTFNTEPSTAPFTPPPESVQLTTPSSPEVPFAQLLSSSLDRQRRNSINNQKFPLSQYEYQPYQQYPGSPGGNLISPGSAISNSGTSSPFPDRHPMLEFRMGEGPKLYGFEHFTNHKWGSRLGSGSLTPDGAGLGSRLGSGTLTPDGYELGSRLGSGCLTPNGVGVGSGMGSGCLTPDGTGPASRDGFHMENQISEVASLANTESGCQNGGTIIFDHRVSFELTGEDVACCLANKALRTATEYSNDIAAENSIETDALLTDSNNHRVFNVEESLSRIPENASREGEDQGYRKQRSITLGSTKEFNFDYTKAEVPSKSNIGSEWWANKNVAAKESKPCNDWTFFPILQPGVR